In Colletes latitarsis isolate SP2378_abdomen chromosome 12, iyColLati1, whole genome shotgun sequence, the sequence ctcataaaaaatgattataattgaccactgcaactgaaaataattttttcagagcgatttaaaagtttttaattccaccgaaaaatttaggcacttaccttCTATATCGATTTTCCTTGAAAGATAGTTTttcagttttaataaatttgtttgacgtcctacagaaaagttgtctaatacttttttgttgacatctatgaactctagttctccccaaaatttcattgaaatatattcacaattgtaggagttatgatcgtttgaaaattggaccatttttatggagtttttttttcattttgcggagtcagggaacaacttttcgaatatttttagaatttctacttatcctacactaaaatacgcggcgtttggctttttgaacattaaaatcgtccaatccgttcagaagttatggtgttttaaagattcgcttgaaatttatgggtagcatttctggcctgaaattatattttcggtaaacaatttttttctcgaaaatggttaagatttcggcggtatgtataatgaccaaaaatgattgtaattgacccctgcagccaaagatattttttttagaacgatttgaaattttttttttccgtcgaaaaatttgggaactaccccctgtcgatttttcttaaaaattcgtttttcttttttaataatccAAATTGactccctacagaaaaattgtctaatacttatttgaaggtactcataagctctacttcagaaaaaagtttcattgaaatatattcactatcgtaggagttatggctgtttgaaaattggaccatttttatggagttttttttcattttagggggtcaaggaataacttttcgaatatttttagaatttctgcttattctacactaaaatacgcgtcgtttgcttttttaaacattaaaatcgtccaatccgttcagaagttatggtgttttaaagatttgcatggaagcatttctggcctaaaattatattttcggtaaggaattattttctcgaaaatggttaggatttcgagggtatgtctattgaccaaaaatgcttgcaattgacccctgcaactaaaaataattttttcaagactatttgaaatttttttttttcacccaaaactttcagcacttacttgaatttttttctcaaaaatacgtaggattgtgggggtatgtgtaatgaccaaaaatgattttaatcgaCACCtgaaacggaaaataatttttccagaacgatttgaaattttttatttccgtggaaaaatttaagcacctacgcccttgtcgattttacttaaaaattcgtttttcatttttgataattttatttgacattctacagaaaacttgtctaatacttttctgtaggtacccatgagctctacttcagaaaaaagtttcattgaaatacattcactatcgtaggagttatggctgtttgaaaattggaccatttctatggggtttttctcattttgcggggtcaagaaccaacttctcgaatatttttgcgatttgtacatattctccaccaaaatacgcgtagtttgcttttttaaacattaaaatcgtccaatccgttcagaagttatggtgttttaaagattcgcatgggaagcatttctggcctaaaattatattttcggtaagaaattttttccccgaaaatggttcggatttcgagggtatgtctattgaccaaaaataattacaattgacccccgcatccgaaaataatttttccagaacgatttgaaaccttttaattcaatcgttaataactttttaaagaagcctctatcaacaaattagtattcttcattttcgtcttattttggcctccagaatttcgcattaatcgagtaagacctttacccgttacgatacctctaaaaatgactTCCCAAAAACGGCGACCCCAGATAAAACATTTCTTCCTACATCCCTGACTATAGTCTCAATCCCTTAGTTGCTCGCATTTCTGCCAATTCACTCGTTTCGtgagctgaaacgtgtaaactttgacacccactcgagttCACGATCTCGCTATATCGTAGCCCTATACTCCAATTTCCATATTTAAGAAAGAGTCCAAAAAGTTTGACAAAACTCGCAAAAGTCAAGACCTCAGCGTCAGAGAATATTATGGAACCTGCAATTAACTAATTCCTTCGTACCTGGGACTGTTTCGTCCGCGACGGTTCCCGGCTTTTTCACCACTCGAGGGTAAAGAGGTGCAGGCACGAGCTGGCACCGTTTCAAGGCTCGCTCACGAAATTACGAACCCCCTTTTCCTCCATCGTTCTTGGGAATCACTTAATACGGTAATGGACAGGACACGCGAAGCAGTTCCTCGCGGGTCGCCTATTAAAGTCCTCCCGTTTCCTGTCGCCATTAATCTCGAGTCGTTTGCAAGATAGATACAAAATCGTCAGCTGTTCGATAATTAATAGAAAACGAGTGCCCCCCCAATCTTATTAATTTCCATACGCAAGAGAGTCGAGCTAGAGGCGAACCCCCCCTATAAAGTTTCGTGTAAATTCATTCGATAAACGACGGACGAAGGGTTCGTAAGGTACGAAGGGTCATCTCGGTGTAATCGGAGCGAGAGCAAACGGCACTTGCTCCTCGCGAACACTCTCGATGTAGGACGCGTAGGATGTTTGACGAGCGTCAGAGGGACGCATTAGCCGGACGAGATGGCATAGAGTTGACGTCGAAAGTGATCAAATATAGATCTCTCTAAATGCTTTGCGTCCCCCCATCGGCCGCTGCCGATAAACATTGACGCAGCGCGGGAGACCGAAGCACGTACGAAATAATTATGATGTCACGAGACCTTTGGAATCTTTTTTCATTCGACACGATCGcgagtaaaaatattcgacagtATTTTCGCGTAAAAATTGAATACCTTAGGGAATATCGGTGGGTCTACGGAGTGATGACAATAACAGACCGCGTGATTCGATTTCGAAAGCGATTCTCGGTTCAAAAACAAAGTCGACGGGCGCACGCGGAGGCAAGTAGAATTTTAGGACGACGGAAAGACGATTGCACTCCGACGCGACCGGTTAAACTTAGAGAGAGGAGAATTACCGTGGAACAGGAGCGTAAACATGTCGGAGTAGCGAGTGCACGTGTTAATGTTTGAACGAGACATCAAACGCGGGCGGAACTCGTTCGGAGCGTTCGCCGCTTCTATGGCTCGTCGTCTTCTAAAATGCGTTTGATTTACGATCGCGGTGGATCATCGGTTCCCAATTCACGTCCAATTCGATTTCTAATCATCGATGGTGGGGGGTGTGTGAACGATGGGAATTTCCAGAGGACGCGGAGGAGGACATGTTCGAGGCGCAGAGCCACGGCCAGAGCCACCAGAGCAGAAAGAAACGCAGCAGAGCGGCGTTCTCGCACGCGCAGGTCTACGAGCTGGAGAGAAGATTCGCCGCGCAGAAGTACCTGTCGGGCCCCGAGAGGGCGGACCTGGCGCGGGGGTTGAAGCTGACCGAGACCCAAGTGAAGATTTGGTTCCAGAACAGACGGTACGGTTCCATTCCGGAGGAGTGGGCTTTGATTACGGCTAGAATGTTTAAAAGTTTCCTTAAAATCTCCAGATACAAGACCAAGAGGCGGCAGCAACAGGAACTGGGCGCCCTGGTTAATTCCGGAAACGCGAGGCGCGTGGCCGTGCGCGTCCTCGTGCATCCGGACGAGCATTTGAGGGGACTGCCACTTCGTGGTTCCGGCCAACTTCCCGGGCAAATCTCTGCACCGCAAATTCATCCCGCGAACAAAGCACTCGGCGGTTTCCCATACTACTGCCTCCCCTATCATCCCCTGCTCTGCCCGCCCCTTCACTCCGCTCATATTCAGGTGCAAAACACGATCGCGCCGGACCTCGATCCGAGCCAGCTCTCCAAAATCAACGACGAGAAATAAATCGCGCGAATCGAACGATCGTtcgttcgaaatattttttaaatcaacttCTTCCCCCGTCGCCATACTACCAGGACCGGTCAAATCACCGTATTATACGTTAAATGTATGCATTGCAAAGATGACAGGAGCTTCAATTCCCTGCTATTAAAAATAGTTGAACTTTAGACGCCCGCAATTCCGAAGCTATTAGTGTTTCGTTAATTATCGAGCTACTTTTAGAaagggcaaagcctcccctttaaaatggtttttggttcttGTCGATCcggctttccgttttcgagatattgtaatttatgtgaaggggTAATTTCTTCACGCGTGGACGGGGAGTTCATTGACCGCGCGCCGGTGTAAACAAtggaacgtaaacaaaccctatctccgaaactaaaatcgctatatcttcggaactaattaagctatcgacttgtacaaacgctcattttaaagagcTTTTCATCCCCTATTCTATGACTATAGCAACTACTGTAATTTATGCTCTCTTctgtgtttattttcacatttactgcgACACTACCATACCCAGAAAATCGtttagcaattcctattgattatatacGACTTaatttaaatgaatttaaacttgcgtacaggatgtttgcgtaattattaACACAGCTTGCCTCgtaagagagaaaaagaaagtaatttgaccggtcatggtaggaatggataTACACgaagtgtcggtaggtttagAATTTACCGACGATTAAGAAGATCAAAAGGAAAGTGTTGTTTCTTCGTTTTCGTTAAGTTTCATTTAAGTACGATTAAGCTAGTCCTCTGCGATTAAGGTAAGAGATCGAGATTCCTTTTTAATATTAGGAATGTTTCAATTCGTTCCGCCCACTCACTACTACACACACGTACACAGTCACTTTGAAATAACGATTAAAGAGCACGGTATCGATTATTCTGTCGACGCGTAGCGGGTACGTTAATTATAAATTTACTTATAAATATTATCGCAGTCTAGGAAGAGGACCGTGTAAATTAGCGTGTAAATAACTGTATAAAATGCGATCGATCGGTATCGATGGGTGGAGTATTTATTTATTCTGAGTCCTGGAATCGTAACTACAACTGTTTACGCAAACAATATCGGTTTTCGGGTAACGTGGCTCGAACGCATCGACTGCCTTCTTCAGTTCTCGACTTTAATTCGTCGATGAACCGGGTTTCACGGTTCCAGACGAAGTAAATTGTTACGCAAAGCGACATTTTTCTGAAATCCGACTGGCAGTCGACGCGATCGATCTTCGTGCGAGAGACGGAAGCGTTCAAAGgacttattataaaaattttcaaattttgcccTGCTCGGTGGTTCGCGTGCAATAAAATCAAAGGACACCTGTATCGACTAAGCGTTATCACGATTTATCATAAGCAAGCGCTAACGCCATTGTTTACGCGCACCTATGTGATGATACAGATCAAATATATCAAGTGGTTCATTAAAAAAAAGGAGTAAAATAAAAACTAACATTGGCCTCTTCTTTTCTTCACCCTTCTCGACGAGTCCCAAACGTCCGCGTCACGGCTACGCGAGATCGTAAAAACTTGACGCGTTTGACCCGGGGGACTTGGACCCCGAAGAAGTAGTTTTTTTTATCCAGCCGTGCTCCCGAGCTCTTTTACGCGTGTTCCCTGAGTGTAACGTTGAGACGCATTTTTTCTCGTACACAACTCGAAGAACCGTTCGAAACCGACGTGTCCCGTTGCACGAGTCGCCCTAACGAGGGACCGTAGGGATCGTGAATCTTCATCAGACGCGATCGCAGTTAAAACCAGCAGAATTTGATTTAGAACGCGCGATAAGTCGATTCAAGCCGCCGCGACGCTCTAATCGTTCGATAGGAGGTTCGAGTGCGGAAGAAGAGTGGATCAAACTGTGCATGCAATAAATCGACGTACTATCGGTCGCGATGGAACCGACTTTCCCATAAGAGTTTTAATAGCTCCGGCTGGGTGGGCCCGACAGACATCAGATATGTTTATTCAGACGCGGAGACGAGCAGACTTAACCGACGGACGAGGAAAAAAGGCTAGATCCGACACTCATCTGTTATAAACAAAGGAGTTACATTATACTCCTCGAAAGGGACTTTGCTCCTCGCGTTCAAAGGACCGCCGAGACAAACAGACTAAAAAATATGGTATTCTGTCGAGTCTATTTCTTAACTAGGAAATCTTTAGGTTGCAAACTGTTGCAAAGACATTTGAGGTGCAGTTGTTGTTTTGTTTTTGTTGCAGGTCGATGCACCACAAGTGTCTTTGCAACGGTTGTCGAGACTCAAGATTTCTGCAGTAGATCGTTAAAAATCTGTCTCTCGAGTCAATTTCTTAATTAGGTGGAAATCTTTAGGTTTGCAAACCGTTGCAAAGACATTTGAGCTGCGGTTGTTGTTTTGTTGCAGTTGTTGCAGGTCGATGCACCTCAAATGTCTTTGCAAACGCTTTGCAAACCTAAAGATTTCTACCTAGTTAAGAAATTGACTCGTGAAACAGATTTTTAACTAGCTGCTGTAAAAATCTTTAGGTTTGAAAACCGTTGCAAAGACATTTGAGGTGCGATTGTTGTTTTGATCCAGTTGTTGCAGGTCGATGCACCTCAAGTGTCTTTGCAACGATTGTCGAGACTCAAGATTCCTGCAGTAGATCGTTAAAAATCTGTCTTTCGAGTCAATTTCTTAATTAGGTGgaatttttttttggtttgcaaacTGTTGCAAAGACATTTGAGGTGCGTCGACCTGCAACAACTGGGGGAAAACAATAACTGAACGATGCAGGATTTTATTGCGATGAAATATCTGTCGATCCCAAGGCAGATTCTAATTGAAAGTGTACTTTGTCAATTGGAGACACGATTCGACGCGGTTGTTGTTTTGTTCCAGTTGTTGCACCTCAACTGTCTTTGCAACGGTTTGCAAACCTAAAGATTTCTACAGTAGCTTGTTAAAAATCTGTCTCTTGTGTCAATTTCTTAGAAATCTTTAGGTTTGCAAACCGTTGCAAAGACATTTGAGGTGTGGTTGTTGTTTTGTTGCAGTTGTTGCAGGTCGATGCACCTCAAATGTCTTTGCATCGGTTTGCAAACCTAAAAATTTCTGCAGCTATGTTAAATATGTCTCTCGAGTCTATTTCTTAGAAATCTTTAGGTTTGCAAACCGTTGCAAAGACATTTGAGGTGAGGTTGTTGctttgttgctgttgttgcagGTCGATGCACCTCAAGTGTCTTTGCAACGATTGTCGAGACACAAGATTTCTGCAGTAGATCGTTAAAAATCTGTCTCCCGAGTCAATTTCTTAATTAGGTGgaattttttttggtttgcaaacTGTTGCAAAGACATTTGAGGTGCGTCGACCTGCAACAACTGGGGCAAAACAATAACTGAACGATGCAGGATTTTATTGCGATGATATGTCTGTCGATCGCATGGCAGATTCTAATTGAAAGTGTACTTTGCCAATTGGAGACACGATTCGACGCGGTTGTTGTTTTGTTCCAGTTGTTGCACCTCAACTGTCTTTGCAACGGTTTGCAAACCTAAAGATTTCTACAGTAGCTTGTTAAAAATCTGTCTCTCGAGTCAATTTCTTAGAAATCTTTGGGTTTGCAAACCGTTGCAAAGACATTTGAGGTGTGGTTGTTGTTTTGTTGCAGTTGTTGCAGGTCGATGCACCTCAAATGTCTTTGCATCGGTTTGCAAACCTAAAAATTTCTGCAGCTATGTTAAATATGTCTCTCGAGTCTATTTCTTAGAAATCTTTAGGTTTGCAAACCGTTGCAAAGACATTTGAGCTACGGTTGTTGTTTTGTTGCAGTTGTTGCAGGTCGATGCACCTCAAATGTCTTTGCTGCGGTTTGGAAACCTAAAGATTTCTACCTAGTTAAGAAATTGACTCGTGAAACAGATTTTTAACTAGCTGCTGTAAAAATCTTTAGGTTTGCAAACCGTTGCAAAGACATTTGAGGTGCAGTTGTTGTTTTGTTTCTGTTGTTGCAGGTCGATGCACCTCAAATGTCTTTGCAAATGTTGTCGAGCCTAAAAATTTCTGCAGCTAGTTAAAAATCTGTCTCTCGTGTCAATTTCATAACTAGGTAGAAATCATTAGATTTGCAATGTGTTGCAAAGCCATTTGAACTGCTGTTGTTGTTTTGTTGCAGTTGTTGCAGGTCGATGCACCTCAAATGTCTTTGCAACGGTTTCCAAACCTAAAGATTTCTGCAGTAGCTTGTTAATAATCTGTCACTCGAGTCAATTTCTTAGAAATCTTTGGGTTTGCAAACCGTTGCAAAGACATTTGAGATGCGGTTGTTGTTTTGTTGTTTTGTTGCAGTTGTTGCACCTCAAATGTCTTTGCAACGGTTTGCAAACCTAAAGATTTCCGCAGTAGTTTGTTAAAAATCTGTCTTTCGAGTCAATTTCTTAACTAGGTAGAAGTCTTTAGGTTTGCAAACCGTTGCAAAGCATTTGAGCTGCTGTTGTTGttttgttgctgttgttgcagGTCGATGCACCTCAAGTGTCTTTGCAACGGTTATCGAGCCTCAAAATTGCAGCAGTAGCTGGTTAAAAATCTGTCTCTCGAGTCAATTTCTTAACTAAGTACAAATTATTGGGTTTGCAAAACGTTGCAAAGACATTTGAGCTACGGTTGTTGTTTTGTTGCAGTTGTTGCAGGTCGATGCACCTCAAATGTCTTTGCAAACGCTTTGCAAACCTAAAGATTTCTATCTAGTTAAGAAATTGACTCGTGAAACAGATTTTTAACTAGCTGTTGTAGAAATTTTTAGGTTTGCAAACCGTTGCAAAGACATTTGAGGTGCAGTTGTTGTTTTGTTTCTGTTGTTGCAGGTCGATGCATCTCAAATGTCTTTGCAAATGTTGTCGAGCCTAAAAATTTCTGCAGCTAGTTAAAAATCTGTCTCTCGTGTCAATTTCATAACTAGGTAGAAATCATTAGATTTGCAAAGTGTGGCAAAGCCATTTGAACTGCTGTTGTTGTTTTGTTGCAGTTGTTGCAGGTCGATGCACCTCAAATGTCTTTGCAACGGTTTCCAAACCTGAAGATTTCCGTAGTAGTTTGTTAAAAATCTATCTCTCGAGTCAATTTCTTAGAAATCTTTAGGTTTGCAAACCGTTGTAAAGACATTTGAGATGCGGTTGTTGTTTTGTTGTTTTGTTGCAGTTGTTGCACCTCAAATGTCTTTGCAACGGTTTGTAAACCTAAAGATTTCCGCAGTAGTTTGTTAAAAATCTGTTTCTCGAGTCAATTTCTTAATTAGGTAGAAGTCTTTAGGTTTGCAAACCGTTGCAAAGCATTTGAGCTGCTGTTGTTGttttgttgctgttgttgcagGTCGATGCACCTCAAGTGTCTTTGCAACGGTTATCGAGCCTCAAAATTTCAGCAGTAGCTGGTTAAAAATCTGTCTCTCGAGTCAATTTCTTAATTTAGCAACTGCAGTTGTTGTTTTGTTGCAGTTGTTGCAGGTCGATGCACCTCAAATGTCTTTGCAACGGTTTGCAAACCTAAAGATTTCTGCAGTAGCTTGTTAAAAATCTGTCTTTGGAGTCAATTTCTTAGAAATCTTTAGGTTTGCAAACCATTGCAAAGACATTCGAGGTGTGGTTGTTGctttgttgctgttgttgcagGACGATGCACCTCAAGTGTCTTTGCAACAGTTGTCGAGACTCAAAATTTCTGCAGTAGATCGTTAAAAATATGTCTCTCGAGTCAATTTCTTAGAAATCTTTAGGTTTGCAACCCGTTGCAAAGACATTTGAGCTGCTGTTGT encodes:
- the LOC143348916 gene encoding uncharacterized protein LOC143348916, whose protein sequence is MMDEEKRSEASPRPSQLTPFSIADILSRRTSYPDRERRSSESDETQGGPLFAKKSRDYDCTETDRRGARNELDQSRMTRFPRLPSPDLNVARELDILTRNLVHANITNFGTIPHLAQGTFKHLESLGNMAYQPAKDSREASQRQQDEALDMSKNKYLEDAEEDMFEAQSHGQSHQSRKKRSRAAFSHAQVYELERRFAAQKYLSGPERADLARGLKLTETQVKIWFQNRRYKTKRRQQQELGALVNSGNARRVAVRVLVHPDEHLRGLPLRGSGQLPGQISAPQIHPANKALGGFPYYCLPYHPLLCPPLHSAHIQVQNTIAPDLDPSQLSKINDEK